From Thermogladius calderae 1633, a single genomic window includes:
- a CDS encoding metal ABC transporter ATP-binding protein, giving the protein MVRVVEIKLVDLTVKRNNTLVLSNLNVDFRGPGLVQIIGPNGAGKTTLLLAILGFVKPVKGRVLIDNVDVTSRPETLKGRIGYMPQTSELELNAPFTVWELVDCCFRLHRPWPRLFKRDSKAVRNALLRAGLTEELWHKRVSELSGGERQRVFLARTLVADPPILLLDEPLANIDPQGRALLAETLGRLSEEKLIVVTSHDPLIMVKWTKMILILNKTLYAYGPPGEVLVPEVLSKFYGLGWEWVEKGVHIYDTHR; this is encoded by the coding sequence GTGGTTCGAGTAGTGGAGATCAAACTTGTTGATTTGACAGTTAAACGGAATAATACGCTGGTCTTAAGCAACTTAAACGTGGATTTTAGAGGGCCTGGGCTTGTTCAGATCATAGGGCCTAATGGAGCTGGCAAGACCACTCTTCTTTTGGCAATACTCGGGTTTGTTAAGCCGGTCAAGGGGAGGGTCTTGATAGACAACGTCGACGTCACGTCTAGACCTGAAACGTTAAAGGGGAGAATCGGGTACATGCCCCAGACCTCCGAGTTGGAGCTAAACGCGCCTTTCACTGTCTGGGAGCTCGTGGACTGCTGTTTCAGACTGCATAGGCCTTGGCCCCGGTTATTCAAGAGAGACAGCAAGGCCGTTAGAAACGCCCTCTTGAGGGCCGGCTTGACCGAGGAGTTGTGGCATAAGAGGGTGTCTGAGCTTTCCGGTGGGGAGAGGCAGAGAGTCTTTTTGGCGAGGACGCTTGTTGCCGACCCGCCTATACTCTTACTTGACGAGCCGCTGGCAAACATAGACCCCCAGGGTAGGGCACTGTTGGCAGAGACCCTCGGGAGGCTGAGCGAGGAGAAGCTAATAGTAGTCACGTCCCACGACCCATTGATCATGGTGAAGTGGACTAAGATGATCCTCATACTGAACAAGACGCTGTACGCCTACGGTCCCCCTGGAGAAGTACTCGTGCCAGAGGTCTTAAGCAAGTTCTATGGCCTCGGCTGGGAGTGGGTGGAGAAGGGGGTTCACATATACGACACCCACAGGTAA
- a CDS encoding metal ABC transporter substrate-binding protein, protein MPVRYLALVAISLVAVVLFASTPGNAVTNRPLRVITTFPGLKYDVQNLVCEGDVVETLLPPGVDPHEYSLTPGDITKLQEADLIVSTGHTGFEQKIEELWRSGVIKGVLINVLELPGITIFTNPSTGQPDYHMPIYYPLNYIAFVRNVSETLASLNPAASQCYLSRALNVTTRVAGLYVSTPPLRGKAVGDLPYTVYVANWLGLDLAGLIIKEEGLPATPGELSTYQEMMRNGSIAYVLVTVYGSTKSTVSTQLENMAASYGVKVIKLYGAVYPNSILDKLVYVYTQITNTSLTTATETAHQVTPSGLSWFGVAMIVVAVITLVGLAVYLLVSRK, encoded by the coding sequence ATGCCTGTGAGGTACCTCGCTCTCGTTGCTATTAGTTTAGTCGCGGTAGTACTGTTCGCTAGTACTCCTGGTAACGCCGTTACTAATAGACCTCTCCGGGTAATCACGACGTTTCCAGGACTCAAGTACGATGTCCAGAACCTGGTCTGTGAAGGGGATGTTGTTGAAACCTTATTACCCCCCGGGGTGGATCCGCACGAGTATTCATTGACGCCGGGGGACATAACTAAGCTACAGGAAGCCGACTTGATCGTGTCAACAGGCCACACCGGCTTCGAGCAGAAGATAGAAGAACTCTGGAGGAGTGGAGTGATCAAGGGGGTTCTAATCAATGTGCTCGAGTTACCAGGGATAACGATCTTCACTAACCCATCGACTGGGCAACCAGATTACCACATGCCAATATACTACCCTCTAAATTACATTGCTTTCGTAAGAAACGTCTCCGAGACTCTCGCCTCTCTGAACCCAGCGGCGTCCCAATGCTATTTGAGCAGGGCTCTAAACGTTACCACACGTGTAGCCGGCTTGTACGTGTCAACGCCTCCTCTTAGAGGCAAGGCCGTAGGAGACCTGCCTTACACAGTCTACGTCGCCAACTGGCTCGGTCTCGACTTGGCTGGCCTAATAATTAAGGAAGAGGGTCTACCTGCTACACCCGGCGAGCTCTCCACGTACCAAGAGATGATGAGAAACGGCAGTATTGCGTATGTACTCGTGACAGTCTATGGAAGTACCAAATCGACAGTCTCGACTCAGTTGGAGAACATGGCTGCTTCTTACGGCGTAAAGGTTATTAAGCTGTATGGCGCGGTGTACCCCAACTCCATCCTTGACAAGCTGGTTTACGTCTACACTCAGATCACCAACACGTCGCTAACCACGGCTACGGAGACGGCACACCAGGTTACGCCGTCCGGGCTCTCGTGGTTTGGCGTTGCCATGATAGTCGTAGCCGTGATAACACTAGTAGGCCTCGCAGTATACCTACTGGTGAGCCGTAAATGA
- a CDS encoding metal ABC transporter permease encodes MKHDLVLAGLLTASLLYALGLSAIYNPLWVLVMVSTSLGFAIVSVIVAYRRLFFLASEMPHVSFLAVSLGIYISYVLWRGFEIVLSIIVGLGLTYIVGYMIHRRVDPSIATSVFVGSTTSLSVLVAYFVLTRVPVAYDIASLIIGDPLLATYSDVIACVLTTIFALVAFIFTYHEQASIGLDRVAVKIAGVDTRVYDLLAYTLLGVSTVGMLKVTGYIMEHVFILMPPAIAFSLARSYRGAVYTAVLSSLLASLIGLHLSILLNLAPSGMAGLIMLLMYIASLLVKRA; translated from the coding sequence ATGAAGCACGATCTCGTGTTAGCTGGCTTATTAACTGCTTCACTGCTCTACGCTCTCGGTCTCTCGGCAATATACAACCCCCTATGGGTTTTAGTAATGGTGTCCACATCCCTCGGCTTTGCGATCGTGAGCGTTATCGTTGCTTACAGGAGGCTATTTTTTCTAGCCTCCGAGATGCCCCACGTCAGCTTTCTTGCCGTGTCGTTAGGGATTTACATATCATACGTGCTTTGGAGAGGGTTTGAGATTGTTCTCTCCATAATAGTGGGTCTGGGGCTCACCTACATAGTTGGCTACATGATCCATAGACGTGTCGACCCTTCTATCGCTACATCGGTATTTGTAGGCTCCACTACATCGCTGAGTGTACTGGTGGCTTACTTTGTCTTAACGAGAGTACCCGTGGCGTACGACATAGCGAGTCTTATAATAGGAGACCCACTACTAGCGACCTACAGCGACGTGATAGCTTGCGTTCTAACGACTATTTTTGCACTAGTGGCGTTTATTTTCACATACCACGAGCAGGCTTCAATAGGTTTAGACAGGGTTGCGGTCAAGATCGCGGGGGTTGACACGAGGGTCTACGACCTCTTGGCGTACACTCTCCTCGGGGTCAGCACCGTCGGTATGCTGAAAGTCACAGGATACATCATGGAACACGTGTTCATACTCATGCCCCCCGCTATCGCATTCTCCCTCGCGAGGAGTTACAGGGGGGCGGTCTACACAGCGGTACTATCGAGTCTTCTCGCTAGCTTAATAGGCCTCCACCTGAGCATCCTGCTCAATCTAGCCCCCTCGGGCATGGCCGGCTTAATTATGCTCCTGATGTACATAGCTAGCTTACTGGTGAAGAGGGCATGA
- a CDS encoding CopG family ribbon-helix-helix protein, with the protein MKRRRFGISLPEELACELDRISREHGLDRSSVIATAVEKYVEGMSHYKNRHECLGVCIAVTEGEPNLRLEEFREVVVGYYHNHAKGLCLNIFVLRGDSNKVLELYYKLKKSSKKTVLVPLH; encoded by the coding sequence ATGAAGAGGAGGAGGTTCGGTATTAGCCTACCCGAGGAGTTAGCCTGTGAGCTTGACAGAATATCAAGAGAGCACGGGTTAGACAGATCCAGCGTAATAGCAACGGCGGTGGAGAAGTACGTTGAGGGTATGTCCCACTACAAGAACAGGCACGAGTGTCTAGGCGTCTGTATAGCTGTCACCGAGGGGGAGCCTAACCTTAGGCTGGAGGAGTTTAGGGAGGTAGTCGTTGGCTACTATCACAACCACGCAAAAGGGCTGTGCCTCAATATATTTGTATTACGGGGGGACTCAAACAAAGTTCTAGAGCTGTACTACAAACTTAAGAAGAGCTCGAAGAAGACAGTACTGGTTCCGCTACACTAG
- a CDS encoding PolB1-binding protein PBP2 family protein, whose amino-acid sequence MPGEIRLKDVLSMGRLERIVMEYFIKNISVGEIIALIELREEVKRRASRGEKDLVPELDDVVIEREVSRVISRLITAGYLEYKGGVYNLSKPLIEELKKKLGRLDPGIPKNMESLA is encoded by the coding sequence TTGCCCGGTGAGATCAGACTCAAAGACGTTTTGTCGATGGGGAGGCTAGAGAGGATCGTAATGGAGTACTTCATCAAGAACATTAGCGTGGGGGAGATTATAGCTCTGATCGAATTGAGGGAGGAGGTTAAGAGGAGAGCTTCGAGGGGGGAGAAAGACCTAGTACCCGAATTAGACGACGTGGTTATAGAAAGAGAGGTCTCGAGAGTCATATCGAGGCTCATAACAGCGGGGTACCTGGAGTACAAGGGCGGCGTCTACAACTTGTCGAAGCCGCTTATAGAGGAGTTGAAGAAGAAGTTGGGGAGGCTGGATCCAGGTATCCCGAAGAATATGGAGAGCCTAGCCTGA
- a CDS encoding iron-sulfur cluster loop containing protein translates to MDLVGIDRRAVERVGRVLKKHSINLPRLDLYDQRFYPPATADEESVARYFVVMVSMDHRLSRPGKPYEACLEDGCYHGADLLYRLGKLKFDEDPSFFDPGRLAEIKVEDVVKWLSVGGATPPDPEVRAMLLRDLGFKLTRLWDGLVTKLIRSAGGRLRGSLGEQGFVDYMRVFKAFEDPVEKKTMLLAKFLAGRGLFNPVDELDVAVDNHLTRQAVRTGLVVVSGELWDKIKQGVEISRDEDVLLRLTVKLAYRHLSSTAGIRASTLDDFFWLHGRTVCLRDKPECEKCILRNVCTAFRNKSFMVNEPTYYNTWYY, encoded by the coding sequence ATGGATCTAGTGGGTATCGATAGGAGAGCTGTCGAGAGAGTTGGAAGGGTTCTCAAAAAGCACTCGATCAACTTACCCAGACTCGACCTCTATGACCAGCGCTTCTACCCACCGGCTACAGCAGACGAGGAGAGTGTCGCGAGGTACTTCGTCGTGATGGTGTCCATGGACCACAGGCTCAGTAGGCCTGGGAAGCCCTACGAGGCCTGTCTGGAAGACGGCTGTTACCACGGGGCCGACCTGTTGTACAGGCTCGGCAAGTTGAAGTTCGACGAGGACCCCTCATTCTTCGACCCTGGTAGGCTCGCCGAGATCAAGGTTGAAGACGTGGTGAAGTGGTTGAGCGTAGGGGGTGCCACGCCACCGGACCCCGAAGTGAGGGCGATGCTACTACGGGACCTCGGATTTAAGCTGACTAGGCTTTGGGACGGCTTGGTGACGAAGCTCATAAGGTCCGCGGGAGGGAGGTTGAGAGGGTCGCTAGGCGAACAGGGCTTCGTCGACTACATGAGGGTTTTCAAGGCTTTCGAGGACCCCGTCGAGAAGAAGACCATGCTCCTAGCAAAGTTCCTAGCTGGACGCGGCTTGTTCAACCCTGTAGACGAGCTTGATGTAGCTGTAGACAACCACCTGACCAGGCAGGCCGTAAGGACCGGCTTGGTCGTCGTCTCGGGCGAGCTCTGGGACAAGATAAAACAGGGAGTCGAGATATCTCGCGACGAGGACGTATTACTGAGGTTAACGGTGAAGCTGGCTTACAGGCACCTGTCGAGCACGGCGGGCATTCGGGCCAGCACCTTAGATGACTTCTTCTGGCTCCACGGAAGGACGGTCTGCCTAAGAGACAAGCCCGAGTGCGAAAAGTGCATTCTGAGGAACGTGTGCACGGCGTTTAGAAACAAGAGTTTCATGGTTAACGAGCCCACGTACTATAACACGTGGTACTACTAG
- a CDS encoding 2-oxoacid:acceptor oxidoreductase family protein: MSEKLNVLIVGVGGQGVLTLGSLIAWASTLSGIEVTVAETHGLSQRGGSLAVHVRLNNKDAPIIPVGEADHVIALEALEALRYLSYARRGAVLVVNRLRLPPPLTRPPGLDVVEEALRKTFGGSVYVYDADNEAKQVAGSPLYSNTLLLGISIAVDERLRRLISTVKVEEAIDTLFSGRAAEANLRAFNQGLKIGFSLATTRGASKAVR; the protein is encoded by the coding sequence GTGTCCGAGAAGCTCAACGTGTTGATCGTCGGGGTCGGAGGTCAAGGGGTCCTCACGCTGGGGAGCCTGATAGCGTGGGCATCAACACTCTCGGGCATTGAAGTCACGGTCGCTGAAACCCACGGGCTGAGCCAGAGAGGTGGAAGCCTGGCAGTCCACGTGAGGCTGAACAACAAGGACGCCCCGATCATACCAGTCGGCGAGGCAGACCACGTAATAGCGCTCGAAGCTCTAGAAGCACTCAGGTACCTGTCCTACGCTAGGAGAGGCGCTGTCCTGGTCGTCAACCGCCTTAGGCTCCCCCCTCCCCTCACAAGACCACCCGGTCTGGACGTCGTAGAGGAGGCGTTGCGTAAGACATTCGGCGGGTCGGTCTACGTTTACGACGCCGATAACGAGGCGAAACAAGTAGCCGGGTCCCCCCTCTACTCGAACACCCTTCTCCTCGGGATATCCATCGCGGTCGACGAGAGGCTGAGGAGGTTGATCAGCACGGTCAAGGTGGAGGAGGCGATAGACACCCTCTTCTCAGGCAGGGCGGCGGAGGCTAATTTAAGAGCCTTCAACCAGGGTTTAAAGATAGGGTTCAGCCTTGCAACAACTAGAGGAGCTAGTAAAGCTGTTAGATAA
- the iorA gene encoding indolepyruvate ferredoxin oxidoreductase subunit alpha, with translation MDIPVKALLAEKGSRVLYMGNEAIARGALEAGVCYFAAYPGTPSTEILESVAEVAEDVGVIAEWSVNEKVAYESAYAAAIAGVRSLTAMKHVGLNVAADIFVSSGYSGTKAGFLVVSADDPSAHSSQNEQDNRWYGYLAHIPVVEPSSVREAYKLVKVALGLSEKYQQPVMFRTTTRVSHSRQYVELEDNVTTTRVCKGVFDKDLTRWVLIPAHARLMKERALKVWRTIEEADWGPPLVEVLNPGKRKAIIAPGLAFAYVSESLERLRAWNEVTVLKLNLTVPVPVKPVLDVAGEADEILVVEELDPVVETNVRSVLGKHRAQARVLGKELIPESGELSLDRVLPGIAKFLGVEYTPPPPLRVEEQATVPPRPPVMCPGCPHRMTFYVLKIAANKLKLRNVVYTGDIGCYTLGYQKPFETQMTCFEMGGSIGVAHGISKVVEEPVVAVIGDSTFFHAGIPGSVNIIYNNGRAMIVVLDNYTTAMTGHQPHPGTGLSATGSRAPVVEITDVLKSVGFRVYVINPLRVRDSVETVVKAFQDYLSGGKVAIVSRMRCSLEAYRLSRETGIRLPIYAIDEEKCTGCMACVNLVACPAIVVPEGAKKPLIVEDMCLGCNLCAHVCPFKAIYVKRPGSEGWERLYSERFVEGVG, from the coding sequence GTGGACATACCTGTAAAGGCACTGCTCGCCGAGAAGGGGAGTAGAGTCCTCTATATGGGCAACGAGGCGATAGCGAGGGGTGCCCTTGAGGCTGGTGTCTGCTACTTCGCAGCTTACCCGGGCACGCCTTCTACCGAGATTCTCGAGTCCGTGGCAGAGGTCGCAGAGGACGTTGGAGTCATAGCCGAGTGGAGTGTCAACGAGAAGGTGGCCTACGAGTCCGCCTACGCTGCGGCCATTGCCGGGGTGAGGAGCCTCACCGCCATGAAGCACGTGGGGTTGAACGTCGCTGCCGACATATTCGTTAGCAGCGGCTACTCCGGGACTAAGGCTGGTTTCCTAGTTGTCTCCGCCGACGACCCCAGCGCGCACAGTAGCCAGAACGAGCAAGACAACAGATGGTACGGGTACCTGGCTCACATCCCAGTGGTTGAGCCGAGTAGTGTAAGAGAGGCGTATAAGCTCGTAAAGGTCGCTCTAGGGTTGAGCGAGAAGTACCAGCAACCAGTGATGTTCAGGACCACAACCCGCGTGAGCCACAGCAGGCAGTACGTTGAACTCGAGGACAACGTAACGACGACAAGGGTCTGCAAGGGGGTGTTCGACAAAGACTTGACGCGTTGGGTCTTGATCCCGGCGCACGCGCGGCTAATGAAGGAGAGGGCGCTGAAGGTGTGGAGGACCATCGAGGAAGCAGACTGGGGACCCCCATTAGTCGAGGTCCTGAACCCTGGTAAACGCAAAGCTATCATAGCCCCCGGTCTCGCATTCGCCTACGTATCCGAGTCGCTCGAGAGGCTCAGGGCCTGGAACGAGGTAACGGTCTTGAAGCTGAACCTCACTGTGCCAGTACCGGTTAAACCTGTACTGGATGTAGCCGGTGAAGCAGACGAGATCCTCGTCGTAGAGGAGCTCGACCCCGTTGTCGAGACTAACGTGAGGAGTGTTCTCGGGAAGCACAGGGCTCAGGCTAGGGTACTAGGCAAAGAGTTGATCCCGGAGAGCGGCGAGCTTAGCCTAGACAGGGTTCTACCGGGCATAGCAAAGTTCCTGGGGGTCGAGTATACACCGCCGCCCCCGCTCAGGGTCGAGGAGCAGGCTACGGTACCGCCGAGACCCCCGGTTATGTGCCCTGGATGCCCCCACAGGATGACCTTCTACGTCCTGAAGATAGCGGCGAACAAACTGAAGTTGAGGAACGTCGTGTACACGGGCGACATTGGGTGCTACACGCTCGGCTACCAGAAGCCCTTCGAGACGCAGATGACGTGCTTCGAGATGGGGGGCTCGATCGGCGTCGCACACGGCATTAGTAAGGTAGTAGAGGAACCTGTCGTGGCGGTGATAGGTGACTCGACATTCTTCCACGCGGGTATACCAGGGTCTGTCAACATAATCTACAACAACGGTAGGGCCATGATAGTCGTGCTAGACAACTACACTACAGCTATGACAGGCCATCAGCCGCACCCGGGGACAGGTCTATCAGCGACAGGCAGTCGTGCGCCGGTTGTCGAGATAACGGACGTGTTGAAGTCCGTTGGATTTAGAGTCTACGTCATCAACCCGTTGAGAGTCAGAGACTCCGTTGAGACGGTGGTCAAGGCTTTCCAGGACTACTTGAGCGGCGGGAAGGTGGCTATAGTATCGAGGATGAGGTGCTCGCTTGAGGCGTACAGGCTTTCGAGAGAGACTGGTATAAGGCTGCCTATCTACGCTATAGACGAGGAGAAGTGCACGGGCTGCATGGCGTGTGTCAACCTCGTCGCGTGTCCAGCTATAGTGGTCCCAGAGGGGGCTAAGAAGCCCCTTATAGTGGAGGACATGTGCCTTGGTTGCAACCTATGCGCACACGTCTGCCCGTTCAAGGCCATCTACGTGAAGAGGCCGGGCAGTGAAGGCTGGGAGAGGTTGTACAGCGAGAGGTTCGTCGAGGGGGTGGGCTGA
- the aspS gene encoding aspartate--tRNA(Asn) ligase encodes MRLCGWVLRSKTIGRVVIVEVSGGDVRPYVLVGKQDLNPELYNTLSTLPLGSAVCFEGEPAREQKSKRGTEFEVKSIKVYAEPIEPLPVELVGKVPSLLETRIKYRWLLLRNPVEKAIFRVRQSIVQAAREYLVNNGFMEIHTPKIVAAGAEGGATLFKVQYFEREAYLSQSPQLYKQILISSIPRVFEITPYFRAEKFNTVRHLNESWGIDVEQGFIESMEDVMNTLENLVAYIINYVRDKNKEELETLDVELPRVTTPFKRLKFEEAVDILRSNGVEVPEGEDLSDQAERELGKIMSEKGNDLYFIVGFPWQSTGFYYMREEDGHHTRKFDLDFRGLEIASGGQREHRYDKLVEALRLKGLDPANFSFYLEAFKYGMPPHGGFGLGIERLMMQMLGLNNIREAVLFVRDRTRLVP; translated from the coding sequence ATGAGGCTGTGCGGCTGGGTCTTGAGGAGTAAGACGATCGGTAGAGTCGTGATCGTCGAGGTGTCGGGAGGTGACGTCAGACCTTACGTTCTAGTAGGTAAACAGGACTTGAATCCAGAACTGTACAACACTTTGAGCACTTTACCTCTAGGTTCGGCTGTCTGCTTCGAAGGCGAGCCGGCCAGGGAGCAGAAGAGCAAGAGGGGTACCGAGTTCGAGGTGAAGTCGATCAAGGTTTACGCAGAGCCTATTGAGCCATTACCCGTAGAGCTAGTTGGCAAAGTGCCGTCTCTGCTAGAGACCAGGATCAAGTACAGGTGGCTACTTCTAAGGAACCCCGTCGAGAAGGCCATATTCAGGGTTAGGCAGAGCATTGTCCAGGCGGCCAGGGAGTACCTGGTAAACAACGGCTTCATGGAAATCCACACCCCTAAGATAGTCGCCGCGGGCGCGGAGGGGGGTGCCACCTTATTCAAAGTCCAGTACTTCGAGAGAGAGGCTTACCTGAGCCAGAGCCCCCAGTTGTACAAACAGATACTGATATCCTCCATCCCGAGAGTCTTCGAGATAACCCCATACTTTAGAGCCGAGAAGTTCAACACTGTGAGGCACTTGAACGAGTCTTGGGGTATCGACGTCGAGCAGGGCTTTATAGAGAGCATGGAGGACGTAATGAACACGCTCGAGAACCTGGTCGCCTACATTATCAACTACGTCAGGGACAAGAACAAAGAGGAGCTAGAGACCCTCGACGTAGAGTTGCCCCGTGTGACCACACCGTTCAAGCGTCTCAAATTCGAGGAAGCAGTGGACATACTGCGGAGCAACGGAGTTGAGGTACCCGAGGGAGAGGACCTGAGCGACCAGGCGGAGAGGGAGCTAGGGAAGATCATGTCCGAGAAAGGGAACGACCTCTACTTCATAGTCGGGTTCCCGTGGCAGTCCACAGGGTTCTACTACATGAGGGAAGAGGACGGTCACCACACGAGGAAGTTCGATCTCGACTTTAGAGGGCTCGAGATCGCTAGCGGCGGGCAGAGAGAGCACAGGTACGACAAGCTCGTTGAGGCGCTTAGACTGAAGGGTCTAGACCCAGCCAACTTCTCGTTCTACTTGGAAGCCTTCAAGTACGGCATGCCGCCTCACGGCGGTTTCGGGCTGGGGATCGAAAGGCTCATGATGCAGATGCTGGGGTTAAACAACATCAGGGAAGCAGTGCTCTTTGTTAGAGACAGGACTAGGCTAGTCCCTTAA
- a CDS encoding PadR family transcriptional regulator, with the protein MKALERLKRKLTVENLWLYVIRVLLDSPSPMRAYDVRKQIKSRFNINPPAITVYTVVYRMNREGLIARVTGGDETYYKVTEKGVEAFNQGLKFLEETLRALGGLK; encoded by the coding sequence GTGAAGGCTCTCGAGAGATTGAAGAGGAAGCTCACGGTCGAGAACCTCTGGTTGTACGTGATAAGGGTGTTGCTCGACAGCCCTTCGCCGATGAGAGCCTACGACGTCCGTAAGCAGATCAAGTCGAGGTTCAATATCAACCCGCCCGCCATAACTGTTTACACGGTAGTCTACAGGATGAACAGAGAGGGCCTTATAGCCAGGGTCACGGGCGGGGACGAGACGTATTATAAGGTGACCGAGAAAGGGGTCGAGGCTTTTAACCAGGGGCTGAAGTTCCTAGAGGAGACACTTAGGGCATTAGGTGGTCTGAAATGA
- a CDS encoding inositol-3-phosphate synthase, giving the protein MRVVVIGQGMAASYLEVGLERLKRNEIPDYGVPLRDWVPVKYDDIEIVAAYDVDERKIGKTAYELAREYFNSSTIPGKLKEIQVRRGIHLGSLKGLPYKARGLEEKYGLEKSIEMLVDEWKSFNADVFLNVITTEPVEPIHSVDELEARVKEGYLTASQAYAYAVAQYARRVKPAVLINAIPSPVATDQAFVDLYKASNAVVFGDDAATGATPLTADLLEHLFQRNRRVLDIAQFNIGGNTDFLALTEPERNIMKKKTKSSMVSDILGYEAPNYIRPTGFLEPLGDKKFVAMIIEYMSFGDFKDEIYVIMRVNDKPAIVGVLIDLIRLGKIALERGLYGTVYEVNAFYTKKPGPPGVKAVSKVKAFYRLLDWLGIKDPRGI; this is encoded by the coding sequence ATGAGGGTCGTGGTAATAGGTCAGGGTATGGCAGCCTCATACTTGGAGGTGGGCCTGGAGAGGCTGAAGAGGAATGAGATACCCGACTACGGTGTACCGTTGAGGGACTGGGTTCCAGTCAAGTACGACGATATCGAGATCGTTGCTGCTTACGACGTTGACGAGAGGAAGATTGGTAAGACGGCCTACGAGCTAGCGAGAGAGTACTTTAATTCTTCGACTATACCCGGCAAGCTGAAAGAGATCCAGGTGAGGAGGGGGATACACCTAGGTAGTTTGAAGGGGCTGCCGTACAAGGCTAGAGGGCTTGAGGAGAAATACGGGCTTGAGAAGTCTATAGAGATGCTCGTAGACGAGTGGAAGAGCTTCAACGCCGACGTGTTCTTGAACGTGATCACCACGGAGCCCGTTGAGCCAATCCACAGCGTGGACGAGCTCGAGGCTAGGGTGAAAGAGGGCTACCTGACCGCGTCTCAGGCATACGCGTACGCCGTTGCTCAATACGCTAGGAGGGTTAAACCGGCTGTTTTAATCAACGCTATACCCTCGCCCGTCGCGACCGACCAGGCCTTCGTAGACCTGTACAAGGCAAGCAACGCAGTGGTGTTCGGTGACGACGCAGCCACGGGCGCGACGCCCCTGACGGCGGACTTGTTGGAGCACCTCTTCCAGCGGAACAGGAGAGTCCTGGACATCGCGCAGTTCAACATAGGTGGTAACACAGACTTCCTAGCCTTAACAGAGCCCGAGAGGAACATCATGAAGAAGAAGACCAAGAGCAGCATGGTCTCCGACATTCTGGGCTACGAGGCCCCGAACTACATCAGGCCCACTGGTTTCCTTGAGCCGCTCGGGGACAAAAAGTTTGTTGCCATGATCATCGAGTATATGAGCTTTGGGGATTTCAAGGACGAGATCTACGTGATAATGAGAGTGAACGACAAGCCGGCAATAGTCGGCGTGTTGATAGACCTAATACGGTTGGGCAAGATAGCACTGGAGAGGGGGTTGTACGGGACGGTCTACGAGGTAAACGCGTTCTACACGAAGAAACCTGGCCCGCCTGGTGTTAAGGCCGTAAGCAAGGTCAAGGCGTTCTACAGGTTACTGGACTGGTTAGGGATAAAAGACCCGAGGGGAATCTAG
- a CDS encoding adenylate kinase: protein MRVVLIGPPGAGKGTYSEYFTKKYCIPHISTGDIFRAEVAKGTELGLKVKEYLDRGELVPDEIVVEVVKRRLSEPDTKRGFILDGFPRTIKQAQELEKITPLDAAIHIYISEEEAVRRLSNRYVCPVCGRVYNLTYNPPKNDLVCDYDGAKLVRRSDDEPEVIRRRYQVYYQTFNPIIEYYKEKRLLVEIDNTMGSDKGIPLLERVLVDKGILRIKPCA from the coding sequence TTGAGAGTCGTCCTAATAGGCCCGCCGGGAGCCGGTAAAGGGACTTACTCTGAGTACTTTACGAAGAAGTACTGTATACCACACATCAGCACCGGCGACATCTTCAGGGCTGAAGTCGCCAAGGGGACAGAGTTGGGCCTGAAAGTGAAAGAGTACTTGGACAGAGGGGAGCTCGTACCCGACGAGATCGTGGTCGAAGTGGTGAAGAGGCGGTTAAGCGAGCCAGACACTAAGCGGGGCTTTATCTTAGACGGGTTCCCGAGGACGATTAAACAGGCCCAGGAGCTGGAGAAGATCACTCCCTTAGACGCCGCGATACACATCTACATCTCAGAGGAAGAGGCGGTGAGAAGGCTGAGCAACAGGTACGTTTGCCCGGTCTGCGGGAGGGTCTACAACCTCACCTACAACCCCCCTAAAAACGACTTGGTGTGCGACTACGACGGGGCAAAGCTGGTGAGGAGGAGCGACGACGAGCCGGAGGTCATAAGGAGGAGGTACCAGGTGTACTACCAGACGTTCAACCCCATCATAGAGTACTACAAGGAGAAGAGGTTGCTGGTAGAGATAGACAACACCATGGGGAGCGACAAGGGAATCCCGCTACTCGAGAGGGTACTCGTCGACAAGGGTATTCTCAGGATAAAGCCGTGTGCATAG